Proteins from one Scylla paramamosain isolate STU-SP2022 chromosome 3, ASM3559412v1, whole genome shotgun sequence genomic window:
- the LOC135093620 gene encoding zinc finger BED domain-containing protein 5-like has product MDAAHETLLFHTAVRWLSKGNVVQRVFELREEISPFLRIQNKQDLLSAWSADSFEIRLAYLVDIFRQLNTLNLELQGKGSLIIDFVDKIKAFIRKMENWRRKVGMGNLVMLETVSEIVEECDAATQNLITQHLEALEGEFKRYFPDIQSLTSRLVRSPFTAPVTCIPDDNDDGQTELLTLQKDSGAKMKFEAAFSQLLHIKTKYRNRLEVKHDLRCALSETKPRIKKHVDNLQHHPSH; this is encoded by the coding sequence ACAGCAGTTCGCTGGCTATCAAAAGGAAATGTAGTTCAGCGTGTATTTGAGCTCAGAGAAGAGATCAGCCCCTTTCTCAGAATACAGAACAAGCAAGATTTGCTGTCAGCATGGTCTGCAGATAGCTTCGAAATACGGCTAGCCTATCTTGTTGACATATTTAGACAGTTGAACACACTGAACCTGGAACTCCAAGGGAAAGGAAGTTTGATAATCGATTTTGTGGACAAAATCAAAGCTTTCATTCGTAAGATGGAGAATTGGAGGCGCAAAGTTGGAATGGGAAACTTGGTAATGCTGGAGACAGTGTCAGAAATTGTAGAGGAGTGTGATGCTGCTACGCAGAACTTGATTACCCAACATCTTGAGGCCTTGGAAGGGGAATTTAAAAGATACTTCCCAGATATCCAAAGCCTAACTTCTCGGCTAGTAAGGTCCCCCTTCACTGCTCCAGTGACATGCATTcctgatgacaatgatgatggccAAACTGAGCTGTTGACACTTCAGAAGGATTCAGGAGCTAAGATGAAGTTTGAGGCCGCATTCTCTCAACTACTCCACATTAAAACGAAATATCGCAACAGACTTGAAGTGAAGCATGACCTACGGTGTGCTTTAAGTGAAACAAAACCAAGAATCAAGAAGCATGTTGATAATCTGCAACATCACCCTTCACACTGA